Proteins encoded together in one Alteribacter keqinensis window:
- the metX gene encoding homoserine O-acetyltransferase MetX — translation MSVHQKRTTRFLTGEVIIPELQLESGETLTHVTLAYERAGAENGAPLLICHALTGNQHTVGSKEDPGWWRGLADEGGYIDLYEHDVITFNVIGGCNGSTGPVSVNPKTDDLYRSDFPFISVRDMVHAQKLALDQMGITKLKAVIGGSLGGMQALEWGLSYPDITEQLIIMAATPSLSDYGMAYNAIARKAITDDPKWKDGKYLLTDPPVNGLSLARMTGMITYRSGNLFNQRFHREGKAPWGKDHTEVAYQVESYLRYQGDKFTTRFDANSYLYLLKAMDQHDIERDRNQSLENLLSRYKKRVTLLAFQGDLLYPPEEIKRLQEIWLEAGGDVRYLEIDTIFGHDGFLTEYTKWGGYVQQALSQ, via the coding sequence ATGTCGGTCCATCAAAAACGAACGACCCGTTTTCTTACTGGAGAAGTGATTATTCCAGAACTTCAGCTCGAGTCGGGAGAAACGTTAACACATGTCACACTCGCATACGAGAGAGCAGGAGCAGAAAACGGAGCACCTCTGCTTATCTGTCACGCCCTCACAGGGAACCAGCACACTGTAGGAAGCAAAGAGGATCCTGGATGGTGGAGGGGACTGGCTGATGAAGGAGGGTATATCGACCTTTACGAACACGATGTGATTACCTTCAATGTGATTGGAGGCTGTAATGGATCTACAGGGCCTGTATCAGTGAACCCGAAAACAGATGATCTTTACAGGTCAGACTTCCCCTTCATAAGTGTGAGGGATATGGTCCATGCCCAAAAGCTTGCACTGGATCAAATGGGGATTACAAAACTCAAAGCGGTAATCGGGGGCTCCCTTGGAGGGATGCAGGCTCTGGAATGGGGACTTTCCTATCCGGATATAACAGAACAGCTTATTATCATGGCTGCCACACCTTCGTTAAGTGATTACGGAATGGCCTACAATGCCATTGCGAGAAAAGCTATTACTGATGACCCAAAGTGGAAGGACGGAAAGTATCTGTTAACAGATCCGCCGGTAAATGGACTTTCACTGGCGAGGATGACAGGAATGATTACGTACCGGTCAGGAAATTTGTTTAACCAGCGTTTTCATAGAGAAGGTAAAGCGCCGTGGGGAAAAGACCATACGGAAGTGGCATATCAGGTAGAGTCCTACCTCCGCTATCAGGGAGACAAATTTACAACCCGCTTTGATGCCAACAGTTATTTATATTTACTGAAGGCCATGGACCAGCATGATATTGAAAGAGACCGTAACCAGTCACTTGAAAATCTTCTTTCCCGCTATAAAAAAAGAGTGACGCTTCTGGCCTTCCAGGGAGACTTACTATACCCTCCCGAAGAGATTAAAAGACTGCAGGAGATCTGGCTTGAGGCGGGAGGCGATGTCCGTTATCTGGAAATTGATACAATCTTCGGCCATGACGGATTTCTCACCGAGTACACCAAATGGGGAGGGTATGTTCAACAGGCATTAAGCCAGTAA
- a CDS encoding PTS fructose transporter subunit IIABC encodes MRITDLLKKDTVILDLTAINKDGAIDELSQKLNEAGRLADLESFKQAIHDRENQSSTGIGEGVAIPHAKTKAVKEPAIAFGRSASGVEYDALDGQKSHLFFMIAASEGANNEHLQTLSRLSTLLMDENFRQTLMEADTVDRILRAVDEKETEKLGAEAADQETQEPSEKPFVVAVTGCPTGIAHTYMAADGLKAKAKELGIDIKVETNGSDGVRNRLTDSDIERAAGVIIAADTKIEKERFAGKPLVDAPVKDGIRKPEDLLNKAVSGNTPIFQGDGSGKKAESGTQDKRPGFYRHLMNGVSNMLPFVVAGGILIALSFIFNEPGAEETHPFGDILSMIGSEYGFFLMVPVLAAFIARSIADRPGFAAGMVGGLMAVNFEAGFLGGIIAGFLAGYLVLLFRRVFAFIPPSLDGIRTILILPLFGVFFTGLIMYFLVTPLNALSVGIENWLGGLGTGNIVLMGILLGAMMAVDMGGPINKAAFTFGIAMIEGGNYAPHAAIMAAGMVPPLGIAVATTFFKSKFTKQEQDAGKSNYVLGASFITEGAIPFAAADPGRVIPSIITGSAVAGGLAMLFGTATQAPHGGIFVILLVENWPLYLLAILAGTAVTALMLGFWKKRVAV; translated from the coding sequence ATGAGAATTACGGATTTGCTCAAAAAGGATACGGTTATCCTCGACCTGACTGCAATTAATAAAGATGGAGCGATTGATGAACTCTCCCAAAAGTTAAACGAGGCTGGCAGATTGGCAGATTTGGAGTCTTTCAAACAAGCGATTCACGATCGTGAGAATCAGAGTTCTACAGGAATTGGTGAAGGGGTGGCCATTCCCCATGCTAAAACGAAAGCAGTAAAAGAACCGGCTATCGCTTTTGGACGATCGGCATCCGGAGTTGAATACGATGCACTGGACGGACAAAAGAGTCATCTGTTTTTTATGATCGCAGCGTCTGAAGGAGCCAACAATGAACATCTTCAGACACTGTCGCGGCTATCGACCTTGCTTATGGATGAGAACTTTCGTCAAACATTAATGGAAGCGGATACAGTGGACCGCATCCTCCGGGCGGTTGATGAAAAAGAAACCGAAAAGCTTGGAGCTGAAGCGGCAGACCAGGAGACACAGGAGCCGTCAGAAAAGCCCTTTGTTGTAGCTGTAACCGGGTGCCCGACAGGGATTGCCCACACCTATATGGCGGCAGACGGATTAAAAGCCAAGGCGAAAGAACTGGGGATTGATATTAAGGTAGAGACAAACGGATCTGACGGTGTCCGCAACCGCCTTACAGACAGTGATATTGAGAGGGCGGCAGGGGTTATCATTGCTGCCGATACAAAAATTGAAAAAGAACGATTTGCCGGGAAACCTCTTGTGGATGCACCGGTTAAAGATGGCATCCGCAAACCGGAGGATCTTTTGAACAAAGCGGTGAGCGGAAATACTCCGATCTTTCAAGGAGACGGCAGTGGGAAAAAGGCAGAGTCTGGCACTCAGGATAAACGGCCGGGCTTTTACCGACATTTGATGAATGGTGTATCCAACATGCTTCCGTTTGTTGTCGCTGGTGGTATTTTAATTGCGCTTTCATTTATCTTTAATGAGCCGGGTGCTGAAGAAACGCATCCGTTCGGTGATATCTTGAGCATGATTGGGTCAGAGTACGGCTTCTTCCTGATGGTTCCTGTTCTTGCAGCCTTTATCGCAAGAAGCATTGCAGACCGTCCGGGGTTTGCCGCAGGTATGGTGGGCGGTTTGATGGCCGTGAACTTTGAAGCAGGCTTCTTGGGTGGTATTATTGCCGGATTCCTGGCGGGTTATCTTGTCCTGCTGTTCAGACGTGTCTTTGCATTCATTCCTCCTTCGCTGGATGGAATCCGTACCATCTTGATCCTTCCTTTGTTCGGGGTTTTCTTTACAGGGTTAATCATGTATTTCCTCGTTACGCCTCTTAACGCTCTTTCCGTTGGGATTGAGAACTGGCTGGGTGGTCTTGGAACAGGAAATATTGTTCTTATGGGAATTTTACTCGGTGCCATGATGGCAGTAGACATGGGTGGTCCTATTAACAAAGCGGCGTTCACATTCGGTATTGCCATGATTGAAGGGGGCAATTACGCACCTCACGCGGCTATTATGGCAGCAGGGATGGTTCCGCCCCTTGGAATTGCAGTAGCCACAACTTTCTTTAAGTCAAAATTCACAAAGCAGGAACAGGATGCAGGGAAATCAAACTATGTCCTCGGTGCGTCCTTCATTACAGAAGGGGCGATTCCATTCGCAGCCGCAGACCCGGGAAGAGTCATTCCGTCCATCATTACGGGTTCTGCAGTGGCCGGGGGTCTCGCCATGTTATTCGGCACAGCCACCCAGGCCCCGCACGGAGGAATCTTCGTCATTCTCCTGGTTGAAAACTGGCCGCTGTATTTACTCGCAATTCTTGCAGGAACAGCAGTCACAGCCCTTATGCTCGGCTTCTGGAAAAAACGTGTTGCAGTCTGA
- the pfkB gene encoding 1-phosphofructokinase — translation MIYTITLNPSADYLMQLPELKPGETNRAVSSDLVSGGKGINVAEVLTNFKEPVTAMGFLAGFTGSFVKNEVGRKGIHSDFIFTEGLTRINVKIKAGEETEINGQGPVISEGEIALLKQKLSNLTEEDLLVLSGSVPAGVPAEFYKEVVEQVLKSGAKTVLDTSGEPLKKGIEANPFLIKPNKAELSALYDQPVNDLDAAITLGKKAVEDGAENVLLSLGAEGALLINKDECFTAKAPKGKLINSVGAGDSMVAGFLYAYANKVDLKGCFQYSVAAGSATAFSQGFCTKEQADELAVSIAVQSI, via the coding sequence ATGATTTATACGATTACTTTAAACCCATCAGCTGATTATTTAATGCAGCTGCCTGAACTAAAGCCGGGTGAAACGAACAGAGCAGTTTCGAGTGATCTGGTTTCCGGTGGTAAGGGGATTAACGTAGCGGAAGTGCTCACAAACTTTAAAGAACCGGTAACTGCTATGGGTTTTCTCGCCGGGTTTACCGGGTCATTTGTAAAAAATGAAGTTGGCCGGAAAGGAATACACTCGGATTTTATCTTTACAGAGGGTCTGACCAGGATCAACGTTAAAATAAAAGCCGGTGAAGAAACGGAAATCAACGGTCAGGGGCCGGTTATTTCAGAAGGTGAAATTGCACTGCTGAAACAGAAGCTTTCCAACCTGACTGAGGAGGACCTGCTTGTCTTATCAGGAAGTGTACCGGCCGGTGTACCCGCTGAATTTTACAAAGAAGTAGTTGAACAGGTTTTAAAGAGCGGTGCTAAAACGGTTCTGGATACGAGTGGAGAGCCGTTAAAGAAAGGGATCGAAGCAAATCCCTTTTTAATTAAGCCAAACAAAGCCGAATTAAGCGCCCTTTATGATCAGCCGGTTAATGACTTGGATGCGGCGATCACTCTCGGCAAAAAAGCTGTAGAAGACGGTGCGGAAAATGTCCTCCTCTCTCTGGGGGCAGAAGGTGCCTTATTAATCAATAAGGATGAGTGTTTCACAGCCAAGGCGCCAAAAGGAAAACTCATTAATTCTGTAGGGGCAGGGGACTCCATGGTAGCGGGCTTTCTTTATGCATACGCCAATAAAGTCGATCTTAAAGGTTGTTTTCAATATAGTGTAGCGGCTGGCAGTGCAACAGCTTTTTCACAGGGGTTCTGTACAAAAGAACAGGCAGATGAACTGGCGGTATCGATCGCTGTTCAATCCATTTAA
- a CDS encoding DeoR/GlpR family DNA-binding transcription regulator, translated as MLTFERHEEILARLQEVKVVKLAELVEATGASESTIRRDLTDLEQQKKIKRVHGGASLVTRRKDEPSLLEKSTKYSEEKRRIAKEAASLVSDGDTIYIDAGSTTQAMIPHLRGKDIVAITNGLNIITDLVDANIKTYVLGGYVKSGTRAFVGSGAFQSIQSYQFDLAFLGINGVDKHTGYSTPDPEEALIKQQAIARAASTYILADHTKMGDVTFAKVADLKEASLITSDKADEMIVEQLKEQTAITVVKET; from the coding sequence TTGCTTACGTTTGAAAGGCATGAAGAAATTCTTGCGAGACTGCAGGAAGTCAAAGTTGTAAAACTCGCTGAACTTGTTGAAGCTACCGGCGCTTCGGAGTCGACAATAAGAAGAGATTTAACAGACCTCGAACAGCAAAAGAAGATCAAGCGTGTTCACGGGGGAGCCTCTCTTGTCACCAGAAGAAAAGATGAGCCATCACTTTTGGAGAAGAGCACAAAGTACTCGGAGGAAAAACGACGGATAGCAAAAGAAGCTGCAAGCCTTGTATCAGACGGAGATACGATCTACATTGATGCAGGTTCAACAACACAGGCAATGATTCCCCACTTACGGGGTAAGGATATCGTTGCAATCACAAACGGTCTCAACATTATTACAGACCTGGTGGATGCCAATATAAAAACGTATGTACTCGGAGGATATGTAAAAAGCGGAACTCGGGCCTTCGTCGGAAGCGGAGCCTTTCAATCCATTCAGTCCTATCAATTTGATCTTGCTTTTCTCGGTATTAACGGAGTGGATAAACATACGGGGTATTCAACTCCGGATCCTGAAGAAGCATTGATCAAACAACAGGCAATCGCCCGGGCAGCCAGCACATACATTCTGGCGGATCATACGAAAATGGGTGATGTGACGTTCGCCAAGGTGGCTGACCTGAAGGAAGCTTCACTCATTACTTCAGATAAGGCTGATGAGATGATTGTAGAGCAACTGAAAGAACAGACAGCGATTACGGTGGTGAAAGAAACATGA
- a CDS encoding YitT family protein, which translates to MARLFEGIRIKNIVIILLGTLLFGFGIIHFNLQNGLAHGGFTGITLLIYYLFTIEPSLTNLLLNVPLFLIGYKLLGRVMLIYSIIGTLALSGSLRLFELYPVTEIPLQNDMILVSLFAGVCVGAGLGFIFRAGGTTGGADILARLANKYIGMSLGRFMFTFDAFVITISMIHLNMTQAMYTLVTVFVASRVIDFIIEGASAAKSTMIISSKTEEISAEVIKRMSRGSTVLTGKGSFTQDNREIMYCVVNRNELIQLKAIIEEIDPYAFFSINDVKEVSGEGFTFDQAQRQIKADQSSKDEKFVSEDKLVSH; encoded by the coding sequence ATGGCTCGTCTTTTTGAAGGAATTCGTATAAAAAACATCGTTATTATTTTGCTTGGTACATTGCTTTTTGGTTTCGGGATTATTCATTTTAATTTGCAGAACGGACTTGCCCATGGAGGGTTTACCGGGATCACACTTCTAATCTATTATTTGTTCACGATTGAACCGTCCCTGACCAACCTGCTGCTCAATGTACCGTTATTTTTGATTGGCTATAAGCTGCTGGGCCGTGTAATGCTCATATACAGCATCATCGGAACGCTTGCCCTTTCAGGCTCTCTCCGTTTGTTCGAGCTTTATCCGGTCACGGAGATTCCGTTGCAAAATGATATGATCTTAGTTTCATTGTTTGCCGGTGTGTGTGTCGGTGCAGGCCTTGGTTTTATCTTCCGGGCAGGCGGCACAACAGGCGGTGCGGATATCCTTGCAAGGCTGGCAAACAAATATATAGGCATGAGCCTCGGACGTTTTATGTTTACATTTGACGCATTCGTTATCACAATCTCGATGATTCACTTAAATATGACACAGGCGATGTACACTCTTGTTACCGTGTTTGTAGCCAGCCGTGTAATCGACTTTATTATTGAAGGCGCAAGCGCAGCTAAATCAACTATGATTATCTCATCAAAAACAGAAGAGATCTCTGCAGAAGTGATTAAACGGATGTCCAGAGGATCCACTGTTCTCACAGGAAAAGGCAGTTTCACTCAGGATAATCGTGAAATTATGTACTGTGTAGTAAACCGTAATGAACTTATCCAGCTGAAAGCCATCATCGAAGAAATCGACCCTTATGCTTTCTTCTCCATCAATGATGTAAAGGAAGTATCAGGTGAAGGCTTTACGTTTGATCAGGCACAAAGACAAATCAAAGCAGACCAATCTTCAAAAGACGAAAAGTTCGTATCTGAAGATAAACTTGTCAGTCATTAA
- a CDS encoding metal-sensitive transcriptional regulator, protein MKYSDDMKNRLKRVEGQMRGILRMMEQEKDCKDIITQMTAVRTAVDRATAYIVAKNLEQCLRENTETDAEREEVIEEAIKMLVKSR, encoded by the coding sequence ATGAAGTATTCAGATGACATGAAGAACCGGTTGAAGAGAGTGGAAGGTCAGATGCGGGGGATTCTCCGTATGATGGAGCAGGAGAAAGACTGCAAGGATATCATTACCCAGATGACTGCAGTAAGGACAGCGGTAGACCGTGCAACAGCTTATATCGTTGCCAAAAACCTTGAACAATGCCTGCGGGAAAACACTGAGACGGATGCAGAACGTGAAGAAGTCATAGAAGAAGCAATCAAGATGCTTGTAAAAAGCAGGTAG
- a CDS encoding DNA primase: MKKYLKLTLASVLALSVLAACGDAEDTDTEVEDTDGVEETEVDDAEETDLEDDAEGEDDLDAEEDDVEGEDDLDAEEDEEEADE; the protein is encoded by the coding sequence ATGAAAAAATACTTAAAACTTACACTCGCAAGCGTATTGGCTCTTAGCGTACTGGCAGCATGTGGAGACGCTGAAGACACTGACACTGAAGTAGAAGACACTGATGGTGTTGAAGAAACTGAAGTAGACGATGCTGAAGAAACTGATCTTGAAGACGACGCTGAAGGTGAAGATGACCTAGACGCTGAAGAAGACGACGTTGAAGGCGAAGACGATCTAGACGCTGAAGAAGACGAAGAAGAAGCTGACGAGTAA
- a CDS encoding DedA family protein: MIEMILEVLRNIGIAGLMVGIVIEAVSIPFPAALFVLVYGYILDPTLTEMVLLSLGSSAVYVAFSYIPYFLSIKYEPFIRKKVSKNKVKTAEKWIQDYGEWMIAVGRVLGMGYIAYIAGFSKIRPVSFGVFTFLGFFPLAFLMFYLGSLGNLEKMADWFQNAQWMIYSILAAAAVIYLVYRWYRRKGALVKERGRE, translated from the coding sequence ATGATTGAGATGATACTTGAAGTGTTAAGGAACATTGGTATTGCAGGATTAATGGTTGGTATTGTAATCGAGGCTGTTTCAATCCCATTCCCCGCAGCGCTGTTTGTTCTTGTATATGGTTATATTTTAGATCCTACGCTCACCGAAATGGTTCTTCTTTCTTTAGGGAGTTCTGCAGTTTACGTTGCGTTCAGCTATATTCCGTACTTTTTAAGTATTAAATATGAACCTTTCATCAGGAAGAAGGTTTCCAAAAACAAAGTAAAAACGGCTGAGAAGTGGATACAGGATTACGGCGAGTGGATGATTGCAGTGGGACGTGTGCTTGGCATGGGGTATATTGCCTATATCGCAGGTTTTAGTAAAATCCGTCCAGTTTCGTTTGGCGTATTTACATTCCTGGGGTTCTTTCCCCTGGCCTTTTTAATGTTTTATCTAGGCTCACTGGGGAACCTCGAAAAAATGGCAGATTGGTTTCAGAATGCCCAATGGATGATTTACAGTATTCTTGCTGCTGCCGCGGTCATTTACCTGGTCTATCGCTGGTATAGAAGAAAAGGGGCTTTGGTAAAAGAACGGGGCAGGGAGTAG
- a CDS encoding YheC/YheD family protein: MNQTTETVRLGALISTSQKKILKQKMKLDKRYSFLAALAAEASESPNLTLYFFSPEDVDVTSGDIHKALYWDRENNKWYECSAPSPEVVYERIYVKNELVDRVRTFFSDNNVPFINARANFNKLICHQKLSEDVKTSPYLPPAIEVRKIEDIHRFLKVHDVIYLKKVISSLGKGVIKLEKTAENSIKYSYYKSRLRTQTVKSIYDLKPVLHRFFHNKTYIAQRGIPLIKIGDQSIDFRAEVQRGKNGIIISGVCARAGLKNSPITVHSTAMPYELFLKEHLHYSEQNIKNTVLKVEEFLTTIYSSLEDAYGPFGEIGIDFGIDTNRDIWFIEANSKSAKVSFEKSYGDAGLRENAFHLLEYAESLHQKEPAQEG, translated from the coding sequence ATGAATCAAACCACAGAGACAGTAAGGCTCGGTGCCTTGATATCCACCTCACAGAAAAAGATACTAAAACAAAAAATGAAATTGGATAAACGTTACAGCTTTCTTGCTGCATTGGCAGCTGAAGCATCTGAAAGCCCGAACCTGACATTGTACTTTTTTTCACCCGAGGATGTCGATGTGACAAGCGGAGATATTCATAAAGCCCTGTACTGGGATAGAGAGAACAATAAGTGGTATGAATGCTCCGCTCCGTCACCAGAAGTAGTGTATGAGAGAATTTATGTCAAAAATGAGCTCGTCGACCGCGTTCGAACTTTTTTCTCTGACAACAACGTTCCTTTTATTAATGCCCGGGCTAACTTCAACAAACTCATATGTCACCAAAAACTGTCTGAAGACGTAAAAACCTCTCCTTACTTACCACCTGCAATTGAAGTCCGGAAAATAGAAGATATCCACCGTTTTCTTAAGGTACATGACGTTATTTATCTGAAAAAAGTCATCAGCAGTCTGGGAAAAGGTGTTATCAAGCTGGAGAAAACAGCTGAAAACTCGATAAAATACAGTTACTATAAAAGCCGCCTCCGGACACAGACGGTCAAAAGCATCTATGACTTAAAACCGGTCCTGCACCGCTTTTTTCATAATAAAACCTACATTGCACAGAGAGGCATCCCACTCATCAAAATTGGTGATCAGAGCATTGACTTCCGGGCTGAAGTTCAAAGAGGCAAAAACGGAATCATTATCAGCGGTGTATGTGCAAGGGCAGGGTTAAAAAATTCTCCGATCACCGTTCATTCCACCGCCATGCCATATGAGTTGTTCCTGAAAGAGCACCTTCATTATTCCGAGCAGAACATCAAAAACACAGTACTGAAGGTTGAAGAGTTTCTCACCACCATTTACTCCTCACTGGAGGATGCGTATGGTCCTTTTGGAGAAATCGGGATTGACTTTGGTATCGATACGAATAGGGACATCTGGTTCATAGAAGCAAACTCCAAAAGCGCCAAAGTCTCCTTCGAAAAATCCTACGGAGATGCAGGCCTGAGAGAGAATGCTTTCCATCTCCTCGAATATGCCGAATCGTTGCACCAAAAGGAGCCTGCTCAGGAAGGATGA